Proteins co-encoded in one Cupriavidus nantongensis genomic window:
- a CDS encoding NAD(P)/FAD-dependent oxidoreductase — protein MSTATPATAPAAAPVTTTDVLIVGAGPVGLFAAFQAGVLGLKCELIDVLDRAGGQCTELYPEKPIYDIPAVPGCLAQDLVDRLLEQCAPFDFPMHFGQRAESVAEIPAPAAPQGHAGHERLLVTTDGGKRFDVAAVLVCAGAGAFAPQRVSLPEAPALEGRHVHYAVRDVSHFAGKRVVVAGGGDSALDWALALRKVAARVTLLHRREGFRAADGTVAEMRRAVAAGEMDFVVGMLGALRTEGPDGGLSEVEVRTRDGSTVLPAEELVALYGLVSEPGPIAQWDMDMRAGRILVDTTTYESSRRGIFAAGDIAFYPNKQKLILSGFHEAALALRRAYHYAFPEKALVHLHTSNNAALKEKLTHA, from the coding sequence ATGTCCACCGCTACCCCAGCCACCGCTCCCGCCGCCGCCCCGGTCACCACGACCGATGTCCTGATCGTCGGTGCCGGCCCGGTCGGCCTGTTCGCCGCGTTCCAGGCCGGCGTGCTCGGCCTGAAATGTGAACTGATCGATGTGCTCGACCGCGCCGGCGGCCAGTGCACCGAGCTGTATCCGGAAAAGCCGATCTACGACATTCCCGCCGTGCCGGGATGCCTGGCGCAGGACCTGGTAGACCGGTTGCTGGAGCAATGCGCGCCGTTCGACTTCCCGATGCACTTCGGCCAGCGCGCCGAAAGCGTCGCCGAAATCCCGGCGCCGGCAGCGCCGCAAGGCCATGCCGGGCACGAGCGCCTGCTGGTGACGACCGACGGCGGCAAGCGCTTCGATGTCGCCGCGGTGCTGGTCTGCGCCGGCGCGGGCGCGTTCGCGCCGCAGCGCGTGTCGCTGCCCGAGGCGCCGGCGCTGGAGGGCCGCCACGTGCACTACGCGGTGCGCGATGTCTCGCACTTCGCCGGCAAGCGGGTGGTGGTCGCCGGCGGCGGCGACTCGGCGCTGGACTGGGCGCTGGCGCTGCGCAAGGTCGCCGCGCGCGTGACGCTGCTGCACCGGCGCGAGGGCTTCCGCGCCGCCGACGGCACCGTCGCCGAGATGCGCCGCGCGGTGGCCGCGGGCGAGATGGATTTCGTGGTCGGCATGCTGGGCGCACTGCGCACCGAAGGCCCGGATGGCGGGCTCAGCGAAGTCGAAGTCCGTACCCGCGACGGCAGCACCGTGCTGCCCGCCGAGGAACTGGTGGCGCTGTACGGCCTGGTGTCCGAGCCCGGCCCGATCGCGCAGTGGGATATGGATATGCGCGCCGGCCGCATCCTGGTCGACACCACCACCTACGAAAGCTCGCGCCGCGGCATCTTCGCCGCCGGCGATATCGCGTTCTACCCCAACAAGCAGAAGCTGATCCTGTCAGGTTTCCACGAGGCCGCGCTGGCATTGCGCCGCGCCTACCACTACGCGTTCCCGGAAAAGGCGCTGGTGCACTTGCACACCAGCAACAACGCCGCGCTGAAGGAAAAGCTCACCCACGCCTGA
- a CDS encoding MBL fold metallo-hydrolase: protein MMRFAFLGSGSEGNSLLIESREHTTTTRVLLDCGFGIRETARRLERLGVTPDQLDAVLVTHEHGDHVGSAYAFAARHRLTVYTSHGTWLATSRLRGADVADVRVCCADHGFAIGGLQVLPYTVPHDAREPVQFVLSDGQARLGVLTDAGMETPYVTARLAGVDALVLECNHDREMLRNSVYPASLKRRIGGDFGHLANEVAASILAQVAHDRLNRVVAAHLSKQNNTRELATGALAAALGARPSEVLVADQEEGLAWQAVRA, encoded by the coding sequence ATGATGCGCTTCGCCTTCCTCGGCAGCGGCAGCGAGGGCAACTCGCTGCTGATCGAATCCCGCGAACACACCACCACCACCCGCGTGCTGCTGGACTGCGGCTTCGGCATCCGCGAGACCGCCCGGCGCCTGGAGCGCCTGGGCGTCACGCCGGACCAGCTCGACGCCGTGCTGGTCACGCACGAGCATGGCGACCATGTCGGTTCGGCCTATGCCTTTGCCGCGCGCCATCGCCTGACGGTCTATACCAGCCACGGCACCTGGCTGGCCACCTCGCGCCTGCGCGGCGCCGACGTGGCCGACGTGCGGGTTTGCTGTGCCGACCACGGCTTCGCCATCGGCGGCCTGCAGGTGCTGCCCTACACCGTGCCGCACGATGCGCGCGAGCCGGTGCAGTTCGTGCTGTCGGACGGGCAGGCGCGTCTGGGCGTGCTGACCGATGCGGGCATGGAAACGCCTTACGTGACCGCGCGCCTGGCGGGCGTCGATGCGCTGGTGCTCGAATGCAACCATGACCGCGAGATGCTGCGCAATTCGGTCTATCCGGCCTCGCTCAAGCGGCGCATCGGCGGCGACTTCGGCCACCTGGCCAATGAAGTGGCGGCCAGCATCCTGGCGCAGGTCGCCCATGACCGGCTGAACCGCGTGGTGGCGGCCCACCTGAGCAAGCAGAACAACACGCGCGAGCTGGCCACCGGTGCGCTGGCGGCGGCGCTGGGCGCCAGGCCGAGCGAAGTGCTGGTGGCGGATCAGGAAGAAGGCCTGGCGTGGCAGGCGGTGCGGGCCTGA
- a CDS encoding cupin domain-containing protein, giving the protein MNDSALYAQALPPGPVDPDTPLDLLGGMTPAAFMRDVWHRKPLLIRQAVPGIVPPVSRDALFDLADRDDVESRLVTHFRNRWKLAHGPFARENLPGVKTRQWTLLVQGVNLHDAAAAELMGRFRFVPDARLDDVMISYATDGGGVGPHFDSYDVFLLQVSGRRRWRISSQTSLELIPDMPLKILANFSAEQEWVLEPGDMLYLPPQYAHDGIAEGECMTCSIGFRAPAYRELAGHFLAWLSETVEDNEELGGRYAEAGERAATRPAQLPAGMAKAVAERLKALQWNSQMVSEFLGSHLSEPKPGVEFAEIADLPLRRYATLASRHGVVLAPASIALYDRANFFLNGEAYEPPAELMPWLKKLADNRQLSAQEVGNCAELPDLMETFHHWTLEGWLQLGPRL; this is encoded by the coding sequence ATGAACGATTCCGCATTATACGCGCAGGCCCTGCCCCCTGGCCCCGTCGATCCAGACACTCCGCTCGACCTGCTTGGTGGCATGACGCCTGCTGCATTCATGCGGGATGTCTGGCATCGCAAGCCCTTGCTCATTCGACAGGCGGTGCCGGGAATTGTGCCGCCGGTGTCGCGCGATGCGCTTTTCGATCTCGCCGATCGCGACGATGTCGAATCGCGCCTGGTGACGCACTTCCGCAACCGCTGGAAGCTCGCGCATGGTCCATTTGCGCGCGAAAACCTGCCCGGCGTCAAGACCCGCCAGTGGACCCTGCTGGTGCAGGGCGTCAACCTGCACGATGCCGCCGCCGCGGAACTGATGGGCCGCTTCCGCTTCGTGCCCGACGCGCGCCTCGACGACGTGATGATCAGCTATGCCACCGACGGCGGCGGCGTGGGCCCGCACTTCGACTCGTATGACGTGTTCCTGCTGCAAGTCTCGGGCCGGCGCCGCTGGCGCATTTCGTCACAGACCAGCCTCGAGCTGATCCCCGACATGCCGCTGAAGATTCTTGCCAACTTCAGCGCGGAACAGGAATGGGTGCTGGAACCCGGCGACATGCTGTACCTGCCGCCGCAATATGCGCACGATGGTATTGCCGAGGGCGAATGCATGACCTGCTCGATCGGTTTCCGCGCGCCCGCGTATCGCGAATTGGCCGGGCACTTCCTGGCGTGGCTGTCGGAAACGGTGGAAGACAACGAAGAGCTCGGCGGCCGTTATGCCGAGGCCGGCGAGCGCGCCGCCACGCGTCCCGCGCAATTGCCGGCCGGCATGGCCAAGGCAGTGGCGGAACGGCTCAAGGCACTGCAATGGAACAGCCAGATGGTGTCGGAATTCCTCGGCAGCCATCTGTCCGAGCCCAAGCCTGGCGTTGAATTTGCAGAGATCGCTGACCTGCCGTTGCGCCGTTATGCGACACTGGCGTCCCGGCATGGGGTGGTGCTGGCGCCGGCGTCGATTGCGCTTTACGACCGCGCCAATTTCTTCCTGAATGGAGAAGCCTACGAGCCGCCGGCCGAATTGATGCCGTGGCTGAAGAAGTTGGCCGATAATCGGCAGCTCAGCGCGCAGGAGGTTGGAAACTGTGCCGAACTGCCCGATCTGATGGAAACATTCCATCACTGGACCCTGGAAGGATGGTTGCAATTGGGGCCGCGGCTGTAA
- the bamC gene encoding outer membrane protein assembly factor BamC, with protein sequence MKLKLNRRGATQVRRAALVVPVLAAGVLTGCSSINEAMQPDKIDYKSSASKRTPTLDVPPDLTKLEGDRRYSVPDANGTSTLSTYSQATKVREQSPTENVLPSAQGIRMERDGNQRWLVISNGMRGDQLWQQLRGFWQESGFLLVQDSPETGIMETDWAENRAKIPQDIIRNTIGKVFDGLYSTSERDKFRTRVERAQNGTLEVFISHRGAQEQLTGIDKSSTVWTPRPADPELEAEFLSRLAQRLGVQKEQADRMAKNPTPAGNSAAAAGAAAGTAAAAGAAAGAAAGAEGAAPNKSYLAQVNGAPALQLPEPFDRAWRSVGLSLDRVNFTVEDRDRAQGLYYVRYVDPRNTVDNRGFFSKLFTKPDDPKTAKKYRVSLKGTGSGTLVTVLNDAGQPENGEVGKRILSLLDEQLH encoded by the coding sequence ATGAAACTGAAGCTTAACCGCCGCGGCGCGACGCAAGTCCGCCGCGCCGCCCTGGTCGTGCCCGTGCTTGCTGCTGGTGTACTGACTGGCTGCAGCAGCATCAACGAGGCCATGCAGCCCGACAAGATCGACTACAAATCGTCGGCGTCGAAGCGCACGCCCACGCTGGACGTGCCGCCCGACCTGACCAAGCTGGAAGGCGACCGCCGTTATTCGGTGCCCGATGCCAACGGCACCTCGACGCTGTCGACCTACAGCCAGGCCACCAAGGTGCGCGAGCAATCGCCGACCGAGAACGTGCTGCCGTCGGCGCAGGGCATCCGCATGGAGCGCGACGGCAACCAGCGCTGGCTGGTGATCAGCAACGGCATGCGCGGCGACCAGCTGTGGCAGCAACTGCGCGGCTTCTGGCAGGAAAGCGGTTTCCTGCTGGTGCAGGACTCGCCCGAGACCGGCATCATGGAAACCGACTGGGCCGAGAACCGCGCCAAGATCCCGCAGGACATCATCCGCAACACCATCGGCAAGGTGTTCGACGGCCTGTACTCGACCTCCGAGCGCGACAAGTTCCGTACCCGCGTCGAGCGCGCGCAGAACGGCACGCTGGAAGTCTTCATCAGCCACCGCGGCGCGCAGGAACAGCTGACCGGCATCGACAAGTCGAGCACGGTGTGGACCCCGCGCCCGGCCGATCCCGAACTGGAAGCCGAATTCCTGTCGCGCCTGGCGCAGCGCCTGGGCGTGCAGAAGGAGCAGGCCGACCGCATGGCCAAGAACCCGACGCCGGCCGGCAATTCCGCCGCGGCGGCGGGCGCTGCCGCCGGCACCGCGGCCGCCGCTGGTGCCGCTGCCGGCGCCGCCGCCGGCGCTGAAGGTGCCGCGCCGAACAAGTCGTACCTGGCCCAGGTCAACGGCGCCCCGGCGCTGCAGCTGCCCGAGCCGTTCGATCGCGCCTGGCGCTCGGTAGGGTTGTCGCTGGACCGCGTCAACTTTACCGTCGAAGACCGCGACCGCGCGCAAGGGCTGTACTACGTGCGCTATGTCGACCCGCGCAACACGGTCGACAACCGCGGCTTCTTCTCCAAGCTGTTCACCAAGCCGGACGATCCCAAGACCGCCAAGAAGTACCGCGTCTCGCTCAAGGGCACGGGCAGCGGCACGCTGGTGACGGTGCTCAACGACGCCGGCCAGCCCGAGAACGGCGAAGTCGGCAAACGCATCCTGTCGCTGCTCGACGAGCAACTGCACTGA
- a CDS encoding L-threonylcarbamoyladenylate synthase gives MSQYFEIHPLNPQSRLLKQAAQILQKGGLVALPTDSSYALACRLDDKAAVERLRRLRGIDDRHHLTLMCRDLSELGNFARVDNRQYRWLKGATPGPYVFILEATKEVPRRLSHPARKTIGVRVPDHAIPLALLGETGEPLISATLQLPGDDEPLNDPAQIRARLEKQLDLVVDGGPAPAQPTTVIDLTGGEPELVRAGRGDIARFGL, from the coding sequence ATGTCCCAGTACTTCGAGATCCATCCGCTCAACCCGCAGTCGCGCCTGCTCAAGCAGGCCGCCCAGATCCTGCAGAAGGGCGGGCTGGTCGCGCTGCCCACCGACTCCAGCTATGCGCTGGCGTGCCGGCTCGACGACAAGGCCGCGGTCGAGCGCCTGCGCCGGCTGCGCGGCATCGACGACCGCCACCACCTGACGCTGATGTGCCGCGACCTGTCCGAGCTCGGCAACTTTGCCCGCGTCGACAACCGCCAGTACCGCTGGCTCAAGGGCGCCACGCCGGGCCCGTACGTGTTCATCCTGGAGGCGACCAAGGAAGTGCCGCGGCGGCTGTCGCACCCGGCGCGCAAGACCATCGGGGTGCGCGTGCCCGACCACGCCATCCCGCTTGCGCTGCTGGGCGAAACCGGCGAGCCGCTGATCTCGGCGACGCTGCAGCTGCCGGGCGACGACGAACCGCTCAACGACCCGGCGCAGATCCGGGCGCGGCTGGAGAAACAGCTCGACCTGGTGGTGGACGGCGGGCCGGCCCCCGCGCAGCCGACCACGGTGATCGACCTGACCGGCGGCGAGCCGGAACTGGTGCGCGCCGGCCGCGGCGACATCGCCCGCTTCGGCCTCTGA
- a CDS encoding FKBP-type peptidyl-prolyl cis-trans isomerase, translating to MKIAKNTVVSVMYKLSDAQGNLIEESDEAMVYLHGGYDGTFPKIEEALDGHDTGFETQLQLEPEDAFGDYDADLVKVEPRNRFPEPLEVGMQFEGMPEDGDEEDSVIYTVTDVAEDKVVLDGNHPLAGMALRFWLKVSEVREATAEEVEHGHAHGASGVEVVDEDEDDDTPRTLH from the coding sequence TTGAAAATCGCTAAGAACACGGTGGTGTCCGTGATGTACAAGCTATCGGACGCGCAAGGCAATCTGATCGAGGAGTCAGATGAAGCCATGGTCTATTTGCACGGCGGCTATGATGGCACGTTCCCCAAGATCGAGGAAGCGCTCGACGGCCATGACACCGGCTTCGAGACCCAGCTGCAGCTGGAGCCGGAAGACGCGTTCGGCGATTACGATGCCGACCTGGTGAAGGTCGAGCCGCGCAACCGCTTCCCCGAGCCGCTCGAAGTCGGCATGCAGTTCGAAGGCATGCCCGAGGACGGCGACGAAGAAGACTCCGTCATCTACACCGTGACCGACGTGGCCGAGGACAAGGTCGTGCTGGACGGCAACCATCCGCTGGCCGGCATGGCGCTGCGCTTCTGGCTGAAGGTCTCCGAAGTGCGCGAAGCCACCGCCGAGGAAGTCGAGCACGGCCACGCCCACGGCGCCTCGGGCGTTGAAGTGGTGGACGAAGACGAGGACGACGATACCCCGCGCACGCTGCACTGA
- the dapA gene encoding 4-hydroxy-tetrahydrodipicolinate synthase — MTQITGSIVAIVTPMQEDGSLDFPALRALVDWHVAEGTDAIVIVGTTGESPTVTVEEHCELIRVAVEQAGKRIPIIAGTGGNSTKEAIELTAFAKKVGADASLQVVPYYNKPTQEGMYRHFRTIAEAVDLPVLLYNVPGRTVADMSNETILRLAQVPGIVGVKEATGNIDRAAQLIKGAPEGFAIYSGDDPTAVALILLGGHGNISVTANVAPRKMHEMCAAALKGDVVTARRLHMELIGLNQAMFIEANPIPVKWALQQMGKMAGGIRLPLTPLSEGNHDYVRKALAAAGLLA; from the coding sequence ATGACACAGATTACCGGCAGCATCGTTGCCATCGTCACCCCGATGCAAGAGGACGGCAGCCTGGACTTCCCGGCCCTGCGCGCACTGGTCGACTGGCACGTTGCCGAAGGCACCGACGCCATCGTGATCGTGGGCACCACCGGCGAGTCCCCGACGGTGACCGTCGAGGAGCACTGCGAACTGATCCGCGTTGCCGTTGAGCAGGCCGGCAAGCGCATCCCGATCATCGCCGGGACCGGCGGCAATTCCACCAAGGAAGCGATCGAGCTGACCGCCTTCGCCAAGAAGGTCGGCGCCGATGCCTCGCTGCAGGTCGTGCCGTACTACAACAAGCCGACCCAGGAAGGCATGTACCGGCATTTCCGCACCATCGCCGAGGCGGTGGACCTGCCGGTGCTGCTGTATAACGTCCCCGGCCGCACGGTCGCGGACATGAGCAACGAGACCATCCTGCGCCTGGCGCAGGTGCCGGGCATCGTCGGCGTCAAGGAAGCGACCGGCAACATCGACCGTGCCGCCCAGCTGATCAAGGGCGCGCCGGAAGGCTTCGCCATCTACAGCGGCGACGATCCCACCGCGGTGGCGCTGATCCTGCTGGGCGGCCACGGCAATATCTCGGTGACCGCGAACGTGGCGCCGCGCAAGATGCACGAGATGTGCGCGGCGGCACTGAAGGGCGACGTCGTGACCGCGCGCCGCCTGCATATGGAACTGATCGGGCTGAACCAGGCCATGTTCATCGAAGCCAATCCGATCCCGGTCAAGTGGGCGCTCCAGCAGATGGGCAAGATGGCAGGCGGTATCCGCCTGCCGCTGACCCCGCTGTCCGAGGGCAACCACGACTACGTACGCAAGGCACTGGCCGCCGCCGGCCTGCTGGCCTGA
- a CDS encoding class I SAM-dependent methyltransferase, protein MTLSHAGLAAPSAWVTRWAHLLRPGARVLDLACGGGRHAAWLAARGHQVLAVDRDADAIAGLPAEVTARVADLEQGDWPLAGEAPFDAIVVTNYLHRPLWPHLAAALAPGGCWIYETFAAGNETVGKPSRPDFLLRPGELLEVARAHGLRVVAYEDGVVEVPKTAFVQRLCAVREAAPAAGAAGPPRYRLDP, encoded by the coding sequence ATGACGCTGTCGCATGCCGGCCTTGCCGCGCCCTCGGCCTGGGTCACGCGCTGGGCCCATCTGCTGCGCCCGGGCGCGCGGGTGCTGGACCTGGCCTGCGGCGGCGGCCGCCATGCCGCCTGGCTGGCCGCGCGCGGCCACCAGGTGCTGGCGGTCGACCGCGATGCCGATGCCATCGCCGGCCTGCCCGCCGAAGTCACCGCGCGCGTGGCCGACCTGGAGCAGGGGGACTGGCCGCTGGCCGGCGAAGCGCCGTTCGACGCCATCGTCGTCACCAACTACCTGCACCGGCCGCTGTGGCCGCACCTGGCGGCCGCGCTGGCGCCGGGCGGGTGCTGGATCTATGAGACCTTCGCCGCCGGCAACGAGACCGTGGGCAAGCCGTCGCGGCCGGATTTCCTGCTGCGCCCCGGCGAGCTGCTCGAGGTCGCGCGCGCCCATGGCCTGCGCGTGGTGGCCTACGAGGATGGCGTGGTCGAAGTGCCGAAAACAGCCTTCGTGCAGCGCCTATGTGCGGTGCGCGAGGCGGCGCCGGCGGCCGGTGCGGCCGGGCCGCCACGCTACCGGCTCGATCCCTGA
- a CDS encoding site-2 protease family protein, protein MDSSLIQTFAVYALPVLFAITLHEASHGYVAKLFGDSTAYALGRVSLNPIRHIDPIGTIAVPLLLYIMTSGQFVFGYAKPVPVVFERLRNPRWHGMWVALAGPASNVVQAFVWVLLAIGLTWGGVREPFFGEMALAGVRVNLVVAAFNLFPVPPLDGGRVLTALLPQGIARAVSRIEPYGIFVVLALVAAGVITTIWMTPVVNVLMSLIELLLRPIVLLLN, encoded by the coding sequence ATGGATTCCTCCCTTATCCAGACCTTCGCGGTCTATGCCCTGCCGGTGCTGTTCGCCATCACGCTGCACGAGGCCTCGCACGGCTATGTGGCCAAGCTGTTCGGCGACAGCACCGCCTATGCGCTCGGGCGCGTCAGCCTGAACCCGATCCGCCATATCGACCCGATCGGCACCATCGCCGTGCCGCTGCTGCTGTACATCATGACCAGCGGCCAGTTCGTGTTCGGCTACGCCAAGCCGGTGCCGGTGGTGTTCGAGCGCCTGCGCAACCCGCGCTGGCACGGCATGTGGGTGGCGCTGGCGGGCCCGGCCAGCAACGTGGTGCAGGCCTTCGTGTGGGTGCTGCTGGCGATCGGCCTGACCTGGGGCGGCGTGCGCGAGCCGTTTTTCGGCGAGATGGCCTTGGCCGGCGTACGCGTCAACCTGGTGGTGGCGGCCTTCAACCTGTTCCCGGTGCCGCCGCTGGATGGCGGCCGCGTGCTGACCGCACTGCTGCCGCAGGGCATTGCACGCGCGGTGTCGCGCATCGAGCCGTACGGCATTTTCGTGGTGCTGGCGCTGGTGGCCGCGGGGGTGATCACCACCATCTGGATGACGCCGGTGGTCAATGTGCTGATGTCGCTGATCGAGCTGCTGCTGCGCCCGATCGTGCTGCTGCTCAATTGA
- a CDS encoding 3',5'-nucleoside bisphosphate phosphatase — protein sequence MQNAHAINADLHCHSTVSDGTLAPRAVAQLARDAGVAFWALTDHDELGGQAEARAAAEEFGMRYVPGVEISVTWAGQTVHIVGLQIDPFCPELIDGLTETRSGRARRARDIAEALARVGIDGAYEGALQYVGNPDLISRTHFARWLVDQGRCASIGDVFSEYLSEGRPGYVGHRWASLAEAVGWIRTAGGIAVMAHPGRYHYTDTQHDALFDEFTALGGGAVEVVTGSHTPDQYRRYAEVARHYGLLASRGTDFHGPGEGRVELGTLPPLPPTVTPVWHDW from the coding sequence ATGCAAAACGCCCACGCCATCAATGCCGACCTGCATTGCCATTCCACCGTTTCCGACGGCACGCTCGCGCCGCGCGCCGTGGCGCAACTCGCCCGCGACGCGGGGGTTGCGTTCTGGGCGCTGACCGACCACGACGAGCTGGGCGGGCAGGCCGAGGCACGCGCCGCCGCCGAGGAATTCGGCATGCGCTATGTGCCGGGCGTCGAGATCTCGGTGACCTGGGCCGGGCAGACCGTGCATATCGTCGGGCTGCAGATCGACCCGTTCTGTCCGGAACTGATCGATGGCCTGACCGAGACCCGTTCGGGCCGCGCGCGACGCGCGCGCGATATCGCCGAGGCGCTGGCCAGGGTGGGCATCGATGGTGCCTATGAAGGCGCGCTGCAATACGTGGGCAACCCGGACCTGATCTCGCGCACGCATTTCGCGCGCTGGCTGGTCGACCAGGGCCGCTGCGCCAGCATCGGCGATGTCTTCAGCGAGTACCTGTCGGAGGGGCGCCCGGGCTATGTCGGCCACCGCTGGGCCAGCCTGGCCGAAGCGGTGGGCTGGATCCGCACCGCCGGCGGCATCGCGGTGATGGCGCACCCGGGCCGCTACCACTACACCGACACCCAGCACGACGCGCTGTTCGATGAATTCACGGCGCTGGGCGGCGGCGCGGTCGAGGTGGTGACCGGCAGCCATACCCCGGACCAGTACCGCCGCTACGCCGAGGTGGCGCGGCACTACGGGCTGCTGGCTTCGCGCGGCACGGATTTCCACGGGCCCGGCGAGGGCCGGGTGGAACTCGGCACGCTGCCGCCGCTGCCGCCCACGGTCACGCCGGTCTGGCACGACTGGTAG